A single Macaca mulatta isolate MMU2019108-1 chromosome 15, T2T-MMU8v2.0, whole genome shotgun sequence DNA region contains:
- the TMEM210 gene encoding transmembrane protein 210, which produces MAPGPQPASCLRGGPLGLTCLSLLLIPAAAGTYCECSLGLSREALIALLVVLAGVSASCFCALVIVAVGVLRAKGETCPRLVDNRLMENFGVQENRMDLHPVYVESQLMDADLEVSMMPPLEDQSLVAIPMEASPEEPPPPPPLPPE; this is translated from the exons ATGGCCCCTGGTCCCCAGCCTGCGTCCTGCCTGCGTGGCGGCCCCTTGGGCCTCACATGTTTGTCTCTTCTGCTCATCCCTGCTGCAG CTGGAACCTACTGTGAATGCAGCCTTGGCCTCAGCCGCGAAGCCCTCATCGCCCTCCTTGTGGTGCTGGCGGGCGTCAGTGCCAGCTGCTTCTGTGCCCTTGTCATCGTGGCAGTTGGTGTCTTGCGGGCCAAGGG TGAAACATGCCCGAGACTAGTGGACAACAG GTTGATGGAGAATTTTGGGGTCCAGGAAAATCGCATGGACCTGCACCCGGTATATGTGGAGTCCCAGCTAATGGACGCTGACCTGGAGGTCTCCATGATGCCGCCACTAGAGGATCAGAGCCTTGTGGCCATTCCCATGGAGGCTTCTCCAGAGGAGCCGCCGCCACCCCCGCCCCTACCACCTGAGTAG
- the LRRC26 gene encoding leucine-rich repeat-containing protein 26, giving the protein MRSPSWSRPRPLLLLLLLLSPWPVWAQVSATASPSGSPGAPECPEVCTCVPGGLASCSALSLPAVPAGLSLRLRALLLDHNCVRALPPGAFAGAGGLQRLDLRENGLRSVHGRAFWGLGALQLLDLSANQLEALAPGTFAPLRALRNLSLAGNRLASLEPAALGALPLLRSLSLQDNELAALAPGLLGRLPALDALHLRGNPWGCGCALRPLCAWLRRHPLPASEAETLLCVWPGRLTLSPLTAFSDAAFSHCAQPLALRDLAVVYALGPASFLVSLAACLVLGSGLTACRARRRRRCRTAALRPPRPPDRNPDPDPHGSASPADPGSPSAAAQA; this is encoded by the exons ATGCGGAGCCCTTCTTGGTCGCGGCCTCGGccgttgctgctgctgctgctgctgctgtcgcCTTGGCCTGTCTGGGCCCAGGTGTCGGCCACAGCCTCGCCCTCGGGGTCCCCGGGCGCCCCGGAGTGCCCCGAGGTGTGCACGTGCGTGCCGGGCGGCCTGGCCAGCTGCTCCGCACTCTCGCTGCCCGCCGTGCCCGCAGGCCTGAGCCTGCGCCTGCGCGCGCTGCTGCTGGACCATAACTGCGTCCGCGCGCTGCCGCCCGGTGCCTTCGCGGGAGCGGGCGGGCTACAGCGCCTGGACCTGCGCGAGAATGGGCTACGCTCGGTGCACGGGCGAGCCTTCTGGGGCCTGGGCGCGCTGCAGCTGCTGGACCTGAGCGCCAACCAGCTGGAAGCGCTGGCACCAGGGACCTTCGCGCCGCTGCGCGCGCTGCGCAACCTCTCACTGGCCGGCAACCGACTGGCGAGCTTGGAGCCGGCGGCGCTAGGCGCGCTCCCGCTGCTGCGCTCGCTCAGCCTGCAGGACAACGAGCTGGCGGCACTCGCGCCGGGGCTGCTGGGCCGCCTGCCCGCCCTAGACGCGCTGCACCTGCGCGGCAACCCCTGGGGCTGCGGGTGCGCGCTGCGCCCGCTCTGCGCCTGGCTGCGCAGGCACCCACTGCCCGCGTCAG AGGCCGAGACGCTGCTCTGCGTGTGGCCGGGACGCCTGACGCTCAGCCCCCTGACTGCCTTTTCCGACGCCGCGTTTAGCCATTGCGCGCAGCCGCTCGCCCTGCGGGACCTGGCCGTGGTCTACGCGCTCGGGCCGGCCTCCTTCCTCGTCAGCCTGGCCGCCTGCCTGGTGCTAGGCTCCGGGCTCACCGCCTGCCGtgcgcgccgccgccgccgctgccgcacCGCCGCCCTCCGCCCGCCGAGACCGCCGGACCGGAACCCTGATCCCGACCCCCACGGCTCTGCCTCGCCTGCGGACCCGGGGAGCCCCTCCGCTGCCGCCCAAGCCTGA